One genomic window of Nicotiana sylvestris chromosome 10, ASM39365v2, whole genome shotgun sequence includes the following:
- the LOC138880052 gene encoding uncharacterized protein codes for MALFEALYGWRCRSSIGWFEPSEAKLYSTDLVQDALDKVKLIQERLHTSQSRQKSYANQRARDVSFMVCEKALLKVSPMKDLMRFGKRGKLRPRFASPFKVLRRVGKVAYELALPPSLSRVHLVFHVFMLRRYHADFFHVLDFITIQLDESPSYEEEPVTIIDRQDCQLRTNRISSVKV; via the coding sequence atggctctatttgaggctttatatggttggCGGTGTCGTTCTTCTATCGGATGGTTCGAGCctagtgaggctaagttatacagtacagatttggtgcaggatgccttagacaaggtaaagttgattcaggagaggcttcacacaagtcaatccagacagaagagttacgcgaatCAGagggcgcgtgatgtatcattcatggtttgTGAGAAGGcactcttgaaagtctcgccaatgaaggatcttatgaggtttgggaagaggggcaagctgaGACCAAGGTTTGCTAGCCCATTtaaggtgttgaggcgagttgggaaggttgcttacgagcttgctttaccccccaGTTTATCGAGAGTTCACCTAGTTTTTCATGTGtttatgcttcggaggtatcatgccgactttttccacgtgttagacttcattactattcagctggatgagagtccgagttatgaggaggagccagttaccattattgatagacaggatTGCCAATTAAGAACCAATAGGATTTCATCGGTGAAAGTCTAA